The sequence CCAGAAATATCACCCAGTTTATTGAAGGTGGATGATCAATGGATATGCTATGGGAGGTGATGCAAGGGCTACTTTCGGATTAGCTGTTCTTGCAAACTTTTTGCCTCCAAATTTTAACTCAATACTCCGAGGGTCTGTAAATTTCAAGTAAGATGCCGTCAACTTTATTGTTCTCATCTATACCATAGATTCTAAGTGGCTTATCGGTGTTTATTCCCTGCTCAAACTCCTCCAACACTGATTCCAGATGAGGAAGTATAGCTTCCGACATATAGCAATAACTTGGATCCTGTGTTGTATCACATATTCGCTTTATGTTTCTGTAGTTTGCACGTGTACAATTTACGAGTGATTTTATCCTTGCAGGTGTCAAGAGTGAAAGTATTCTCTTAGAACCAAACTTGGACACCGCAGCTTGTAGAGAAGCGGATACGAATTTCTTTTCGGATGCTATGTACACTAGACCTTCCTTCGACGCTTCCTCGACCAACTCTTCGATATTCATATATTTTATAATACACAGACCTTGCTTTAATAGTTGATCAAGTTTTATATAGGTAGAAATTAAATCGCTATATACTAGGTCACGTAATATCCTCCATGCCATCGGCATATGTGTTAATAAATTGTGACCTTGGTTCTGAAGAGAGTATAATTAAGGAGATCAAGGGCCTCGAGGGTGTCAAGGAAGTAAAGGGAACGTACGGTGTTTATGATATCATCGCCAAGGTAGAATCTGACAATATGGAGGCTCTGAAAGATACCATAACGTGGAAGATAAGGAGAATGCCCAAAGTACGGTCGACAGTTACGCTGATAGTTATAGAGGGACAGGGCTAGCTGTTAGTATAGTGCTGTTGTTATACTCCCATCTATTTCAAAATTTGAATACAAACGTAGCAAAAAATAATTATTCACAGCCCTCTTATGGAGTTATTACGGCTCTACCTATTATCTTACCTTCCTTTAGGTTAGTTAAAGCGCTGTTAACCTCATCTAGTTTATACCTCCTAGAGATTATTGATTTTATCACATTTTTCTTTGCAAGTGCGACCAGCTCTACCAAATCAGCGTACTTGCCAGTATACGAACCCATTATCTTGAAGGCGCGAAGAGGCATAAGAGCAAGGTTGAGCTCTACAGAACCACCAAATAGTCCTACGAGGACCAGTCTACCACGTTTCCTGAGCAGATTAATGTCATTTGCAACAGTTGCTGATGCATTTACAAAATCAATAACTACATCAGCGCCCAGACCATTGGTAAGTTCCTTTACTTCTTTTACCGCGTCTTTAGTCTTGGAATTAACGATGTAATCAGCACCCAGTTTCTTTGCTTCTTCCAATCTCTTATCGTCCAAGTCAAGCACAGTTATAGTTGTATTTGTTAATGCCTTTGCCAACTGTATGCTCATCAGCCCTAGTCCTCCAGCACCTACAATTACCAAGGATTCAGCAGGTTTAGCATCGGCATTCTTTACTGCACCATATGCAGTAAGACCAGAACATGATAGTGATGCTAGATTATCCATACTTCCATCAATATTAACTAGGTACCTGTAGTGTGGTACAAGGATGTATTCAGCATAGCCTCCATCTTGGTATACTCCTAGAGATCTTGGCATATCACAAAGATTTTCTGCCCCAACTCTACATGCGGGGCATATGCCGTCACCTATCCATGGATAAATAAGAACGTGGTCACCAACGCTGTAGCTCTCA comes from Nitrososphaerales archaeon and encodes:
- a CDS encoding Lrp/AsnC ligand binding domain-containing protein, which produces MPSAYVLINCDLGSEESIIKEIKGLEGVKEVKGTYGVYDIIAKVESDNMEALKDTITWKIRRMPKVRSTVTLIVIEGQG
- a CDS encoding alcohol dehydrogenase is translated as MRAARILKPKEPLAIENVDTPKPKGAQVLVKVHAAGVCHSDLHLWEGGYAGPAGIFMRVEDRGVKFPLIPGHEVAGIIESVGEDVESYSVGDHVLIYPWIGDGICPACRVGAENLCDMPRSLGVYQDGGYAEYILVPHYRYLVNIDGSMDNLASLSCSGLTAYGAVKNADAKPAESLVIVGAGGLGLMSIQLAKALTNTTITVLDLDDKRLEEAKKLGADYIVNSKTKDAVKEVKELTNGLGADVVIDFVNASATVANDINLLRKRGRLVLVGLFGGSVELNLALMPLRAFKIMGSYTGKYADLVELVALAKKNVIKSIISRRYKLDEVNSALTNLKEGKIIGRAVITP